In the Desulfatirhabdium butyrativorans DSM 18734 genome, CTCCTGCAACGGAAATTCGGGTCGTTACCCGCCTGGGTGGATGAACGGGTCCAAGGCGCTTCGAACGACCGTCTGGATGCCTGGACGGAAAGCGTTCTTGAAGCGACATCGATTGGCGACCTGTTGTCGGATTGAGGCGCAACGCGTACGGTGCGTTATCGATTCGAATGAAGAGGCGATCCTGCCTTAAAAAAACGGGAGAAAACGCTTTTCCCGTGGTTTTCCCCGTTTTCACGACGATCTGATTTCCTTCCCATTTTTGGAGGATTCATGAATTCATTGCATTTCGGTTTGGAGGACAAGGTCGCTCTCGTTACCGGCGGGAGCCGGGGTATCGGTTTTGCGGCGGCGCGGGCGTTTCTCGATCAGGGGGCGAAGGTGGCCATCTGTGGTAGAAAGGCCGATGGCCTCGTTCGGGCTGCTGCGGAGTTGAATGCAGGAGATCGACTGCTCACCGTTTCGGCCCATGTCGCCAAACCTGATGACGTTCAGTTTCTGTTCGATCGTGTCATTGCCACCTTTGGCACACTCGACATCCTTGTCAACAATGTCGGCATGAATCTGATTACCAGCGTTGTCGATAGCGAACCGTCCCTCTGGAACAAGATCATCGATTCCAATCTCAATGCGACCTATCTGGTGTCGCGGGCGGCAGCCCGCATCATGC is a window encoding:
- a CDS encoding SDR family NAD(P)-dependent oxidoreductase; this translates as MNSLHFGLEDKVALVTGGSRGIGFAAARAFLDQGAKVAICGRKADGLVRAAAELNAGDRLLTVSAHVAKPDDVQFLFDRVIATFGTLDILVNNVGMNLITSVVDSEPSLWNKIIDSNLNATYLVSRAAARIMREKRSGKIVSISSTAARRAAPAMGVYGIAKAGIEMMTKVLAQELAAYDIQVNAVAPGMVKTDFSRPFWSDANLHQRLVEAIPLGRLAEPVDVVWPILFLCSDAARYMTGQTLMVDGGASAV